The Saccopteryx leptura isolate mSacLep1 chromosome 5, mSacLep1_pri_phased_curated, whole genome shotgun sequence nucleotide sequence TAGCCACTGACATACCTACCACTGAAAATGGGGACATTTTGATAAAACTGACACTATGACCTTTGTACCTAATACAACCTTTCAACCTATAATCTAGATAAAAAGGCAGATAACTAAAACTTTTGACCATGTTGTAAGTCATCATGTAAATAAAGCACTTATCAGTCCATCTGTAAAAGAAATAACTGTCTCAGAAACTGAGGCCAATGCATTCCTCAGGAGAGAGACTGTTGTAGAGAATGAATCTTATATTTCTGAAATCAAAATTTCAGTGAATTTAAGAGACATAAATTCAGTGAACATTAACCCTTTTATTCTGAAGCCTGTTGTTGCTTTTAGCAGCTATAGAGCTAACacctctgtcttttccccccttttgtaCACAAAAAACATTACCCTGAAAAGACACCAATTCTGCTTTTTATATCATAACTTACCCTGAATTAAGCTTTACAAACAttagattataagaaaaaataagagttaAAAAACATTAAGTTAAACAACCCAGATAATGTCTATACTTTGGAATTTTCATTACTGACATTGACCTGacagtatttttatataaaaataaaaaacctgtgCCTATCACTAACTTCCTTCCCTGTTCCTGATTCTGACATTATTCCCTACATCAATACATTGGAGCCCTCAGTAGTGATATCCTCTAGAAGCAAAAAAACATTTCTGAATAAGTTgcttatacatatttaatatatattattaaatgttaaatatatattataaataataaataaatattaaaatataaataaatattaaatatatatatattattcagtgagagaaggggagacagagaggcagactcccacaattccctgaccaggatccacccggcaagcttactagggggtgatgctccattgttcagcaaccaagctctttttagcacctgaagcagagaccatggagacatccttaaccccccagggccaactcactgcaattgagccatggcttcaggatgggaagagagagaaagagaaacagagagaactgagagggggaaggatggagaagcatatgggtgcttctcctgtgtccactgaccaggattcaaaccttggacattcacacactgggctcatTCTTTACCatcaagccaactggccagggctgtttatatttctaaaaatgaacaatGTCTATCTTAAAATCTATCTGATATTTCTACAGAGATTGTAGTACAGCTTTAAGTAACTAATAACTAAAAAAAGATAAGATACTGTAAATTTTGAGTCTGAGTCCATATTGAAGAAGAATAAGTATTAACCTTTGAGATGGAATCCACTATTCTGGCTGAATTGCTGTTGTTTTCAAATTTAGTTGTGTCCAAGTCTGAAAATCCTTTCTTCTAAAGACACTGGAAAAAATTAACACTAGACACAATCCTGTTATCTAGTTACCTAAATTTTAAGGATGATAGTGAGACAAAATAATGATGACTGATATAGATAACATCATTAAAGAAAATCTTCCttctaaaattgaaaatataatttcccagaCTAATATACTTACTTCATACTTTGATCTGTTTTTAAGTGATTTTTGACATATTTACCAACTCCTTGACAGAATACTTTTTTGACATTGAAAGAACATTCTCTGAAGAAAACATTCCtcagaaattaaaactacaaaatcTGAAATTCTCACTGTTATTCAAGTTAATTCAAGAAAAAGTAAGAATTGTAATGAGGGGGAAAACCTGCAAATACCTTCATAGGCcagtaacttatttttattatccctACTGGGGGTATGAGAATTCCCTCTCTAAAGAAGAGAACTAACTGATATCTCACTACCTAATTATCTCTGTAACTGCATTCACTACCAAAATGCCAGTTTTTTTAgacatttaaatacataaatcacAAGAGAAGATGCTTCACCTCAAAAAGGCCCTGTTACTTACTTGAAAGAGAAGCAACTTGAAACATATGCTGATAATCTTGGTGCTCCTTTTGATGCTAAACCCACAAAGTACCTGGCAGACTCTGCTATGTCTGTTCCAAGTGACACTAACTCCACATTGGAAGGCACATCCTTTTAACATGGGAACGGTGAGTTCCTTGCTATTGAAATATTGGGCTGTGAATGTTGACTGCTGACTCCATAATCAGAGAGGACTCTATTGTCTTTTTATCTAACATCAATGCTAGGTGCCCAATCAGAGCATAGAAACAATCTCCAAGGGAAGCCAGTGCCATTGGCCATGGGGTTGATGCAACAATCACTATGATGACCAATGCTTTAGTCACTATAATAAATACCACTCTCCTGCCTAGGGACACCACTGGGACCAGAGAAAGACCTGTGAGTGTGCACGGTGCCACTTTGTCCCATGGCTGAAGATGGTTTGCCAAAAATTTATTCTCATCCTCAAACAGAAAGCAGTAAAATAACAACTGAAGCAACCATTTTCTTTGAGGCTAACAACACTATTCCAAGATCAGAAACAACTATTACTTCAGAAGGAGACCACATTACTGCAGTAAGTGACTATGTGCTAGAAAGTGATTTTTCAACAACTATAGACAAGTTTTCATTCCCAAAGGAAAGACTAAATTCAGAAGATGATGTGGAGTCTCATATTACGAAGTCATCAATCCATCTGGAGAAAGAAAGTAATGCTCTGTCAGGTGCTACAAACTCCATTACCGAAAATTTTATTCCAGTGAAAATTAGTAACATTTCACCACCAGTCACTTCTGTTTCTTTAATAGAATTTCCTACTAACATGGCGAAAGAAGATATTCTCTTGGATACCAATGACCCAGGAGACAAAGATGTCTCAATAACGTCTGAAGTCTCTGGCTCACTAAAGATAAACACTGTCAGTGATACTGACACGCCAGCCATTACAGATAAGAAAGGTAAACCTGATATTAACAATCATAGTTCCTCAGTTAAATCCGATGTCACTGCTAACGAGGCTGTCCAGATCACTGACTCCTCTATACCTAAGACTGAAATCACTCTCACTACTGAAAAAGACTTCACCAAGATTCCAGCCATAACTGCCCTTCCAGAAGAGAAAATAACTGAAATTGGCTTAATTCTTCCAGAAGATGATCCTGATGCTGTGTCTAAACTAACTGACTCGGATGAGGAAAAGCTCATCACTGTGTTTGAACTTAATACCActgtcaaaagagaaaaaaataatccagAAGACATTTTAATAGAAGACGTTCTGCTAACTGATGAAGAGTCTACGAATAGAGTCAATGTTTGGATTGACAGAGACTTTGCCAGTGAAGCAGAGAACAATCCTGTTATGCTGACTGCTGTTGAATCCAGATATGACTTCATTGTGCCTAAATTAATAGATATGAACCTCGTGGAAGATTCATCTCCTACAACAAAAGAAGATTTGTCTGAAAATAATAGACTGGAATCTGTAACTGAGGCTACTGAGGCATTTTCCAaaactacccctgatctagataacCTAAGCCAAAAGGAAGACACTTCTATAAATGAAATGGGTGTCTTTAAACTACTGAAAGAAGAACCAGATGAGTTCCTGAtttgaaagcaacaaaagagatgCCACGTTGAATTGTGCAATAGCCTAGACAGCTAGTTTTAATATCTAAGAAGTTTGACCAGCAAGCAGAAGTCTTAATAAAAGGATGAATGTAGGCATTTAAGGCAAGTATTGGACTTAGAAAATGCAGATGCTTAAGAATAGAGGTCATGCATCAGAATATGTTTATGGAAGTTACAAAGCTTGACAGTACAAGTTTTCCACTAGTAGAACAAAATGTAATTGAGTTatgcaataattattttaatataaaattattaatccCAGGCTTTAGGGAT carries:
- the CABS1 gene encoding calcium-binding and spermatid-specific protein 1; its protein translation is MAEDGLPKIYSHPQTESSKITTEATIFFEANNTIPRSETTITSEGDHITAVSDYVLESDFSTTIDKFSFPKERLNSEDDVESHITKSSIHLEKESNALSGATNSITENFIPVKISNISPPVTSVSLIEFPTNMAKEDILLDTNDPGDKDVSITSEVSGSLKINTVSDTDTPAITDKKGKPDINNHSSSVKSDVTANEAVQITDSSIPKTEITLTTEKDFTKIPAITALPEEKITEIGLILPEDDPDAVSKLTDSDEEKLITVFELNTTVKREKNNPEDILIEDVLLTDEESTNRVNVWIDRDFASEAENNPVMLTAVESRYDFIVPKLIDMNLVEDSSPTTKEDLSENNRLESVTEATEAFSKTTPDLDNLSQKEDTSINEMGVFKLLKEEPDEFLI